From Carassius auratus strain Wakin chromosome 9, ASM336829v1, whole genome shotgun sequence:
GCTGCAGGTTATGTTGTAACAAACTATACTTGCCGTAGGTTTTTATTTATCTCGCGCAATTAGATGTTTTAGTAGCATTATTAAAATGATGTACAATAGCGGGCCGATTACATTAAACAATGACTGTTTTGAAACTGAACAATTCACTCCACCCACAAAATGATCTTTTGTTTTTCTCGTGAGATGCGCGATGACATGTGGTGAGAGCTGTATTCAttcttacatttgtttttgtctgCTTTGTGTTGTCAAAAAATATTTAGGAAAATTACGAAATTAAGCGACAACAGTGGCatttttaaccccttaactgtcacccctTATGTTTGAACAATGTCTTAtgtccaaacttacatttttataattgattaTCATTTTGTTAAATGATATTGATGAACCTTTTTTATGGTAACGCAatgctgattttaaaatgggttttaaaggattaattttgaaaaagttttcaagttttcaagtgagatataatttctgatgatttctaaagtgtgaaaGAGAAAAGTGCAACGAAgaagacttatttttttatttttttgacaaaggtcTGACCTACTGTTATGATGTAGATTTTTaaggtgcactcttgtcataaagtAATCTATTAcgtttcctacataattttttaacaaaaaaccattggtaaaatatctatttaggagtcttagacctttccaacgatatatagtttgtcatgattagattaggatttaatagtaatataatgAAGTAAACGTAGGCGTCTCACCGAGGGGACATGTCAGTGTGATTCTGTTGTgtttaaatgatttcatacttATATAGTTCTAGTGGAGTTAAATGCAGCTGAATTTGGATACCACACCATTCAGTGTCTTAAAATGAAGGAAAACATTTATAAGATGGCCTAGGCTATGTTTAAGCTGGTTGTTTGTGGGTTATTGCAGCAGTGTGTTTGTGGTCACCTGTACAGTCTAACTGCAGATGTAGCATCATTAGAAGCTTGTTATTGAATATAAATCTATTAAATGTTTACTTTTCTCATGGTTGAACTCCGAAGTGTGCTTGGATTAGTGTTTGAAAGCGGAGGTATGGTGTATTGCTGCTGTAACTTGAGGAATGGAAGGCATTGAAAGTATTGTTTTGCAAGCCTTACAGTAATGGGAATTATACTATATTTGTTCTAGACTGAGCAATGCATTTCCAGTATTGAGCACCCACATTCCAGAAATATGTTTCTTCTGAAGGTCCTTTCTTCTTTGTTTGACCAGAAgacaagaaatgtaaaaataaatgttgtgaaaCGTTTGGTATTTTAAGACCCCACGGATATAATGATGTGAGGCATTTTCACTCCTGTTATGAATTTGAGGTATTTCCTTTAGAAACAGGAAGTTTGAGCAGGATATATTGAAGGGCTTGCTTTTAGTTCAAGTCACAGTCATGAACCATGGTCAGTAGCTTTTTAGTCTGTTTCTCCAGAACAGAACactctacatttttattttcaacatttcagGGTTGGTAAGATAAGTTATGCACaccaaaatatagtaaaatagcaATATTGTGAATTTAATCGTTTgtaccaaagctgaattttcagcaaccaaattaagaaattaaggtAATAAgtaatttttctttatatatatatatatatactgtatatatatatatatatatactgtatatatacagtatgtatgtatataaataaataataaaatagaaatataaatctttgtataaatgcctttactggcACATATGTTTTGCTTTGacatcaattcaatgcatcctgaataaaataattcattggttaaaaaaacttttcattGTTGTCATAAGATccaaagtatattttataagttaTGACACTGTTTGTGTTGTGTAGAAGTTTGATTTTGCATCTACAATAAAGGTTTGCCATATAACCATGTGAGCTGCTGCATAAATAACATGCTGCTATTCTTCTGACTGCATATTCTGCATCAAGGAAGTAACAGCACAGATGTGCACGTGTTTAGGGATAAACCTATCTGTTGACAGAGGTGCTAATGTCTGATCAGACTCAGACTGTCAGGCATTTGACATAGAGAAGTGATGCAGGGTCTTGGACGTGCCTGGACCGCACCCTGACCCTTCTGTCTAACACTGTCTCCACAGGCAAAGATGCATACCAGACTGGGATGGAACAAAAATGCAGACATAACCCCTCACATGTCTTGGGAGGAGGGGGAGTGTGAGCCCTGAAAGGGGTGCTGGGATGTGAGTAGGCCAGCATCCAGCACGAGCCAGAGCCAAAGAGGCAGCATCAACAAAGACGAGTGAAAACAGGAATCCTAATCTTCCCTAGCATCTTTCCCATTGCAGCCTGTTATCTATTCAGGTCAGACTGAGCCTGGGTGTGTACAATTCTGTGTCTTAGTGTATGATTGCACTTCCATTGTGTGTTTTAGTAACTGGCTAAATCTTTCTGTGTTTTTCAAGGGTGAAGCATTTGTGTGTACAGGCCACGTTCACTCATGAGGCCTAAGACCTTCCCTGCCGCCCCGTACGTGGGCAACACGCGCCAGCGCCTGCAGGAAATCAAGGAAGGACTGAAACAACCTGCGAAGCTGGTGAGCCAGGCGCTTCATGGAGGGAGCTCTCGAGGGGAGGGGGGCAGAGGTGGGGACTCTAAGGGGAAAGACCAAGCTGGAAGGCAACAACAGCTCCGGCAGCCTCAGAAGTTCAACAACTACCAAAATGCGCTGCGAGAGATCCGCAAGTCTCTATTGCCCTTTGCCAATGAATCAGGGCCGGGATCCAGCTCGGGACATCCTGGTGAAGTCAACAGACAGATGTTGCAGGATCTCGTCAATGCTGGTTGTGATCAGGTAAGTAATGTCTCTGTTggataatataaatatactggatgtatactgtatgtgtaggTATTCAAATTTCAgatagtaatataaataatacaaaatgatataagaatgtttttaaaaagatttatgtAGCCTGTATGTGAGTGTATATTTATTTCtggtttgtaatatttaaaaaaatatatttcaatcaatttaacatgtccttgctaaaaaagaaatcttatttacacaaaacaattttttaaccatttcttttttcagcaaggacatgttaaattgattgaaagatatatattttttaattttatatacacacacacatgtatacggatacatacatgcatgcatacacacacacacacacacacacacacacatacggatACATAGACAAATGCAGTTGTATAAACTTgcattcagaaatgtttctgaaaaaaaaatctttttgagCTTAAATATCAAAGATTGAACTTTGAACATTGTACAGTAGAAATTAAGTCTTTGCCAAGTCTGAAATCATTACATAATATAGAATGTAATGTTGAAATGGCAGTTTTCACAACTTATTTGgttttttagttgttttctttGATGAGCTCAGTGGAACATCTCCGCCCCAAAGGAAGTGGCAGAAGCCAAGTCAGCCCTTCCTAATCCTTACCTTTAACActcaaaatacaaacatttatacaGACTTGTGTTTCAGTTGTACATGCCAGTATTAGTGTTAGCTGATAATGGTCCAGTTAATATATAACTAAATGCTGGAACATTATACTGTAGTATTTGTAACTGATTGTTTCAGTGTATCTGTGTTGCTGTGCAATAGTGGTTGTTGTGCAATCACTATTTAGTTAAATGTGTTACATGTGTTCTGGTCCCTGTATTGAAATCTAGTGGCtgaatattaaagggatagttcacccaaaatctcTGTTatcatctactcaccctcatgccgttccaaacatgtatggcTTTCCTTCTTTTgtagaacacagaagaagatactttgaagaatgttgataattGAAAAGTTGTGGTGACCACTGACCAAAAaagaaacaactgagatatttTACATTCACAGAGCAGTGTTGTTATAATACTAAATTTAAAACCTTAACCTTGATATTAAGCTGAAATGAAAATTTCATAGAACATAATAGAACAACTTACTGAATTAGATTTAAAGTGTTGAAACAATTCAAAAcctttataaatactataatagtatataaataatattaaacaacctaccactgaaaaaaaataaatccatacaAGTTTGAAACGACATAAGGGGGAGAAATTGATGgcaggataaaaaataaaataaaaaacagcctgTTCATTCATTTGTGTCAAACATGCAGGAGACCAAAGGTCCTATAGTTTGTTTCGGTCTCTCTAAAGCAGACTCATTGTCAGATCATTGATGATTATGTGTTGGAGCTTTGCTGCTAATGTTCAGATACAGCTCTGAGAGCAGCCCTGTGATTGCATTAGGCATGTGAGGAATGCTGTGCTCAAGCCCATGCACAACACCAGCGAGAAATCCACCACGGCCCAGTGGAATTACGAGGCCTAGCTGAAGGGAGCCAAGCTGCCTTTATGACATGGCTAAATAGAGACTGGAACGGGACTTTTTTAGGTCTCTGGAAGCTGAAACATGCTATCAGATGAAGTATAGTATGGAGTCAGACTTGATTTGGATCATGATGTCTGAATACATTCCTGACAGGCTTATCTTTTGCTGTCGGTCCTGATGCTGGCTGATTATGATATGCATGAATGATCATTTTATGTACTAGTATGAGTTTATGTAGTAACAGTTCATTAATACTATAATTAAAGTAAGATTAACCCTCCATTTGAGGACAGCTACTTTAAACATGATTTCCAccatttatatttattgaattcAGAACTGACAGCATACTATTTCACAGGCATATGTGAATTTCACAATCATACGGTTGATTTTTCTTTGCCCTGCATTCATGGGACGAACGACAGCAGTACACACAGAGGAAGTGCTCCGTTCATTCGTAGATGGGTGGTACAGTTTCCCCAGCAGGAATACAGTAAGCAGGGATGTCCCTTTTCTGGTCCTTTGAAATTTTTTGATTTTATATGTGGGTTAAAGGTTTTTATTCAGttgttacaaaaacatgaaatttgTGTTTTGTGGCTTAGTCTGTCTGACTGCATGTCTCCTCGTTTTCAGATTTAGCCTGGCCAAATATTCATTGAGTTTGAATCTTGTCCCTGTGTTGTGCACCACATGCGCCTAGACCTCCCATAAGTTCTGGGCATACATTTCGGCatgtttttattagtagtaatttagtcattattgtgaaatgactcgGTTGTGGTGTGTGACTAGTTATTTTTAGTTCGTCATCGTCGTCTTCTGACTAGGGGCCTGTGTTCCTCTCAGACTCTCTGTACATTCCAGGAAGGTAAATGGCTGCCTTCTGGTCCTTCCCTGAGCTGCTTTAGTTTGGTTGATATAGTTGGATTTCGCCTCACAAATTACACAGCAATGTGGCTGACGGTTACATAACCACCTCTGAAGGAGGAAATGTTTTAGTTGGGGAATGAAGGGGGTGGGGTGTAGGAAGAAGATGAGTATGACATGTGTTGTGGATTTGTGGTTTGGAGCTTAGGATATGAAAAGCTGTCTGCATACATCATGCATGTGATGCTTGTGTACTGGCGGAATATACGTGATATGATAAATGTCTAGTGCGGCGTTGACATATCGTGTTTGCACATGATCTAAATGTTTATATTAGCCATCTTGCACAACGCAGTTTGTCCAGAATGTTGAACTGGTCAGTTGAGTGCATTTTTACATTGAAAGTCAATCTGAAACACTATTAGACTTTTGTTATGTGAGTGGAACAGAATATTTAACAAGAACTAATGTAGGACAGGGCTCAATTTTTTCTTCATCACTAAATATCAGTGGTTGGTGGGAAGGGGCTGAAAAGTAAGAGGTATCGGGGATGTCATCCAAAAAGAAGAGCAGAGTAAGTTATTGTATATAAAAGATTACAATGACATTTGTCATTGTCGACATTCTTTTGGGCAGTGCGCTGACTTACAAAGTGATTGTATTGTGGGCGTCCCGAGTTCGAATCCCTGCttgaggacatttttttttagttcatgcaTGCCCAAGgatttgaacccatgaccttggatTGTAGTGCTATGCTGGCTGTTTTAGCTGCTGTTTTAGCtattttgctattttaaggaTGATGTTTCACCTCTCCATCCACTGATGATGATGCCCATCCGGTCCTTGTCTTGGAGTCCTCCATATGGCTTTCGTTACCATGTTCAGTGGTGGAATGTGTTTCAGAATTTGGGTCAAAGTGGAAGCTCTTAAAAATGAATAGTGATGGAATATATTTATGTCACTTTATTCAAGACTATAGActgtttactttttaaagtatGAGTTTgggaaaaaaggagaaagaagtgtttgtgtttctgtgtgggTACTTACTTACCGACCGACGCCACAGTCAGTAATTGAATGTCTAGTGTAGCATTGAGGCTTGTGGTCATGACAAGGGTGTAAATACAAATGAGATATTTTGGGACCAACCAAATGAACGCTTGGAGCACATTGGAACAGAAAGTTTTCAAAAATAAAGAGAGGAGGAGGGGACAATTTAAAATGAGACTGAAACATAGATTTATACATGGATGGAACTTCTGCTTGCTGGCCCGTGGAATGTCCTGATCATCTGTCACCATGACAGTGGAGGTCAGAGCTGAAACTCTGACCTGGGGCCAGACCAGACCTAGCCCTTCCCGAAACCAGACTGAAGTCCATGTtggattgttgtgtgtgtgtgtgtgtgtgtgtgtgtgtgtgtgtgtgtgtgtgtgtgtgtgtgtgtgtgtgtgcgtgtgtgtgagttttaAAGAGGGAACGAGAGAGTGGCGCCTTTAAATAACCAAGGGGGACGAGAAGGCACACACCCTTGGAGCGGACAGTGATGGAATGCAACAGAAAGCCATGGCAATTCTGAGAGCAGCAATCACAGACAGCGTGTGCTCAGAGTATTTCCTGCATGTTTTGTACAGTTCTGACTTTGTAAGTAAGCATGTAGATAAACTGATGGCAATACACAGAGTAATCTAAACTACCCAGGGAATGTGTAGAATGCGTGTGGATGTGGCACTGCGTACTGAGTGTGCCCAAGGTTTTATAGCTGCTTGTGTATGGCCATTGATTTTTACTCTGTCAGTGCCATCTAACCAAAACTCTGTAATAGTCTTTATCACTCTAAATTTGTCAGTTTCATAATATGAATCTACTTTGAACGCATAAACAGAAGTATGTGCGGAATTAGGCACTTACCCCACCAATTTTCCATGGCATGCTTGGTGCAGCATTATGTTTGACCACCAGAGGCAGTATAAAACAGCTTGTTGTGGTGCTGTAGAATTGGGTTTGGGCAGAATGTCTTCTGAATGAGGTCATATGCCATTCAAGGGGATTTCCTCATATAGGTGTGGGTCTGCTCACAGAAGATTGTACATGTctgagatgttttattttaaattgcgcTGTCACAAAATGTGACAAGGGACCAAGACTAAAGGTCTTCAGTTTCCTTACAGACAACAGAGTTGTTGCATGGTGGGTAATactgttgagaaaaaaaataaaataaaaaataaatatatatatatatatatatatatatatataaattgttactttaaattcagtataattataaaaaattaataaaaatcaaagtttcaaattaaaatgaatgttccTTAAGTATAACCATCAAATCTATGAATCATTTCAAGGGTCCCACAGTGCGATGTGTGGTCAGATGTGCCCAGCTCTGGTCATAGTGCACTTGTGGGCTGGGACCGGAAGACCCTTGTGCTAACTTACAGAGGAAGCAGCTGCAGGGAATGTTGTTTTAACAATTatctgttgtgtgtgtatgtgctaaggGTTAATTTATATTTACGCGCATGTTCATGTGGACATATGTGTTTATCTAAGTGCATTGAGGTAATTTTCCATAACTAGTACAAATTCTAAAACTGTACGATACCATTTTGGTTAAAGTATTTGTCAAGCTACATACATTCCTTTTGCTCAAGAACATGCATTCCTTTTTTGCTGAAGAATGTTAACTAAATTAAACTAGAGCATTGCCTTTTAAGTGAAGGAAATCTGACTTTGccttaaatgtaaaagaaaagaaaaaatatataattttggctCTATTAAAGTCTCTCCAGAAATGAATTTCTCTGCAAATTAAAGAACAAAATCTACACTTTCTGGTTGTCCTACATCTGATGTGGGATATTTTGGGGAATTTATTGACAGTCATGGCCTCAGCAGCTTTGCTTTGCTTCAAGTGATTTAATTCAAACTGATCTCTGTGATTATAATAAAGAGTATCATGCCTACAGGTAGCCTAGTTGTAATCTCATCTTTAAAAGTACTAGTAGTATTGAATCTTAAGTAGCATTTAAAAACCTCATATAAGTGAAGTTGTGCCTCATTTGTAAATAATGACAGGAAATGTATtgtgaaaaccaaaaaaaaaaaatttgtacgcatcgctatttttttttaatagttctcTGCTTCCCATTTCTGAAACAGGAAATGGCAGTCCGTGCCCTAAAACAGACTGGCAGCCGTAACATTGAGGCAGCATTGGAATACATTAGCAAAATGGGTTACCTGGACCCTCACAATGAACAGATTGTACGTGTCATCAAACAAACTTCCCCAGGTATGTGCAGACTATAAGCATATATTACTATATTCATTTTATGAATGATGCACTGCCTTTAAACTCAAAATTACCCTTTTTAAATTCACTACAGGAAAAACTGGCATGCCAAATTTAATGGACCACAGGGTGGCAATGGAGGGCACTGGGGATGGGGCAATGCCACCTTATCACCAAATGGGAGCACCACTGTATGAGGGAGCTGGTTATGGGGCTGAGGGTGAGATGGCTCGTGCATACATGGGTGGACCACCTGTCATGAACTACATGCCACCGCCTGCCAACAATTCACAGGGTCCTACCATGGGAAACCCAATGGGTCGTCCTGCAAGTATGGGTGCCTACTCCACAAGCATGGCTCCCCAAAATAACCCTGGGAACCCTATGTACACCCCTGGTCCAGCCCAGCAAAAAGGCTACCCTGGTGGGATAGAACAGGCCATGATGGGCTACAGTGTGCCTGGACCACCCATGCAAATCCAGCCTCAGCCCTCGGGAGGTCCTGGCACTCATTATGACTACAGGCCTCATATGATAGAAGCCTCTGGCTATGGGGTAAAACGAAGTGCTTCTTTCCAGAATAAGATGACCCCGCTAACATCCGAAAACTATGTTAATATGCCAGGCAAAGGAGCAATGGGCCAAAACTCTGGTGGCTACCCTCCTAACTTATATCTTCCACCACATTCGCACCCACGCCAAGCCAGTCCCACCTCACACCAGGTTCACATGATGCAGCGCTCACCTGGAGCTATGGGTGGTGAGTTTTCTGATGTTCCTCAAGGCCTTCTCACTCCTTCCAGGGCAAGTCTAAACCTCGACCTCTATGAGCATCACTGGCCAGGAGCCCAAGGTCCTGAGGGGACTCCTTCAGCTAGGCAGCCACAGGGGCCCTTTAGAGGTGAGGTACGTGTCCCCAGTAGGACCAATTCTTTCAACACCCACCAGAAGGTGACTGTGAGGCAGGCATTGCCTCCTGCAGCTAGTGTTGCTGGAAAGCAGGATGCATCTTTGGGTCCGCCAAATACAATAACTGCAGTGAGCTCTCCACCAATCCAGCCACCTGTTAAGAGTATACGGGTCATGAGGCCTGAGCCGAAGACAGCTGTGGGACCATGCCATCCAGGGTGGCTGAGTGCACAAGCCCAGGATGCACCAGAGTCTCACGGATACATGCCAGATGAGACTTTTGCCCTGGAGCCCAATCAAGAACACCGCTGTCCGCCTCCACCCTACCCCAAAACACTGCTCATGCCTGGATCTGGACCTGGAACTGAGCCTGTATCCCTGGAGACTGGAGCCATGGGTGGATTTCAAGATGTCAATACTACAAGTAGAACAGTCCAGAGTGCCTCAGTAGGAAAGCAAGAGGAACCAGTCTCCAAAGACAAAGTGAAAACTGGCAAAGGAGAGAAGGCAGTGAAGGATAAGAAGCAGATTCAAACCTCACCTGTGCCTGTGCGAAAGAATGCCCGTGATGAAGAGAAGCGAGAGTCTCGCATTAAGAGTTATTCTCCCTTCGCCTTTAAGTTCTACATGGAGCAGCATGTGGAAAACGTGATGAAGACCTATCAGCAGAAACTCAATCGCAGGATGCAGCTGGAGCAAGAGATGTCCAAGGTAACCAGTGCTAGAACtctattaaacaataaatacatagatGGTTGATTTGCATTCCAGACAATTGTTGTGTTAAATGAGTGTTTGATATTGAGTctaaatgttattacattattgTCATTAATCAAGCCACCCTTTTCTATCTCTTCCACTCCACAAGGCTGGCCTTTCAGAGGCAGAGCAGGAACAGATGAGAAAGATGCTTTATCAGAAGGAATCCAATTACAACCGACTACGACGTGCCAAGATGGACAAATCGATGTTTGTCAAAATCAAGACACTCGGCATCGGGGCCTTTGGTGAGGTGTGTCTTACACGCAAAGTAGACACGGGGGCCCTGTATGCTATGAAGACTCTACGAAAGAAAGATGTTCTGAACCGAAACCAAGTAGCCCATGTGAAAGCAGAACGAGATATCTTGGCAGAGGCTGACAATGAGTGGGTAGTCAGGTTGTACTACTCATTTCAGGACAGAGACAGCCTGTACTTCGTCATGGATTACATTCCTGGAGGAGATATGATGAGCTTGCTGATCCGTATGGGGGTTTTTCCAGAGCCCTTAGCCAGGTTCTACGTGGCAGAACTAACGCTGGCCATCGAGAGTGTGCATAAGATGGGCTTCATCCACAGGGATATCAAGCCGGACAACATCCTAATTGACCTGGACGGACACATCAAGCTGACTGATTTTGGTCTGTGTACTGGGTTCCGTTGGACTCACAACTCCAAGTATTACCAAAAAGGTAAGGGACTTGAAGAAAAGGTTATACTCATAGCTTTTAGCTGTTTGAAAGTGGCTTAAATACTGTTACAGTGttcttcaaattaaattaattggttGTCTTTACTTTCTCTCTTTGCACTGTTTGAATAGGGAACCATATCCGGCAAGATAGTATGGAGCCGAGTGACTTTTGGGATGATGTGTCTAACTGCCGTTGTGGTGATCGGCTGATGACTTTGGAACAGCGGGCAACTCGACAACACCAGCGCTGCCTGGCACACTCTCTGGTGGGCACTCCTAACTACATTGCCCCTGAGGTGCTTTTGCGCAAAGGTACGGAGTGCACAGAGTCCACTGGAAGTACAAGCTAGTCACTAGGAAGTGCCAGTGTTTATAGATCTCTTCTACTCTTAAGTGTGATACTTTCTTATGTGCAGGATACACACAGCTGTGTGACTGGTGGAGTGTTGGAGTAATCCTGTTTGAAATGCTGGTTGGTCAGCCACCCTTCCTTGCTCCAACCCCAACGGAGACGCAGCTTAAGGTAAGAGCTCTGTCTGCATTTTATTAGGTCTCTTTGCTTATACGGTTAATGTAAACCAGTCTGTCCAGTcatgctcctggagggcc
This genomic window contains:
- the LOC113108789 gene encoding serine/threonine-protein kinase LATS2-like; amino-acid sequence: MRPKTFPAAPYVGNTRQRLQEIKEGLKQPAKLVSQALHGGSSRGEGGRGGDSKGKDQAGRQQQLRQPQKFNNYQNALREIRKSLLPFANESGPGSSSGHPGEVNRQMLQDLVNAGCDQEMAVRALKQTGSRNIEAALEYISKMGYLDPHNEQIVRVIKQTSPGKTGMPNLMDHRVAMEGTGDGAMPPYHQMGAPLYEGAGYGAEGEMARAYMGGPPVMNYMPPPANNSQGPTMGNPMGRPASMGAYSTSMAPQNNPGNPMYTPGPAQQKGYPGGIEQAMMGYSVPGPPMQIQPQPSGGPGTHYDYRPHMIEASGYGVKRSASFQNKMTPLTSENYVNMPGKGAMGQNSGGYPPNLYLPPHSHPRQASPTSHQVHMMQRSPGAMGGEFSDVPQGLLTPSRASLNLDLYEHHWPGAQGPEGTPSARQPQGPFRGEVRVPSRTNSFNTHQKVTVRQALPPAASVAGKQDASLGPPNTITAVSSPPIQPPVKSIRVMRPEPKTAVGPCHPGWLSAQAQDAPESHGYMPDETFALEPNQEHRCPPPPYPKTLLMPGSGPGTEPVSLETGAMGGFQDVNTTSRTVQSASVGKQEEPVSKDKVKTGKGEKAVKDKKQIQTSPVPVRKNARDEEKRESRIKSYSPFAFKFYMEQHVENVMKTYQQKLNRRMQLEQEMSKAGLSEAEQEQMRKMLYQKESNYNRLRRAKMDKSMFVKIKTLGIGAFGEVCLTRKVDTGALYAMKTLRKKDVLNRNQVAHVKAERDILAEADNEWVVRLYYSFQDRDSLYFVMDYIPGGDMMSLLIRMGVFPEPLARFYVAELTLAIESVHKMGFIHRDIKPDNILIDLDGHIKLTDFGLCTGFRWTHNSKYYQKGNHIRQDSMEPSDFWDDVSNCRCGDRLMTLEQRATRQHQRCLAHSLVGTPNYIAPEVLLRKGYTQLCDWWSVGVILFEMLVGQPPFLAPTPTETQLKVINWENTLQVPPQVKLSPEAVDIIGQLCCSAEERLGGNGAGEIKAHPFFAEMDFSSNLRTQPAPYRPKIAHPMDTSNFDPVEEEGGPGAWSDSGDSTRTWDMLCSPHGKHPEHAFYEFTFRRFFDDNGCPFRYPKPPEAKQDLSNSSVAGGLKPELEEEEVHEEEEQGEGCEPVYV